CTTCTTGAGCGTGCAAGACAAAGGTTGGAAGTTGATTTTAGTTTGTGGATACTCACTAGTATTTACGAACTTGGGTAGGCCATTATTTGATCTGGTAACGCGTGCTCTCATGGCTGGGCAAATTGATTGATTATTACTTGTACTGTCGCGGGCTCACCTTGTTAAACTGCCGTGCAATGTAGGAGTGCGACATTTTTTTTTGCAATATCTGAATTGGTCCCTAGAGATTTTTTGTACTAGGGTGGCGATAGTCATTAGTTACTCAGTTTTGTGTTTTTTTTCGTGCAGGTGGACGTTAAGAGGGCGCGTGCTCGACCTCCGCGGAACTTGGGCGAGCAACCTGTGCATCAGCATCAGCATCAGCTGGAACAGGGTCCGGTTCAGGGTCACCAAGAAGCTGGGGACAGTACCGAGGCCAGTAGTGACAGTATGAGCTATGCTTCAAAGAAGGTATTCATTGGTGGTTTGCGTGACAACATCACAGAGGAGGAGTTCAGAGCTTACTTTGAGGCGTTTGGCACTGTAACAGATGTTGTTGTGATATACGACAGCCTGACAAGCAGGTCAAGGGGTTTTGGTTTTGTCACCTTTGATTCCGAGGAAGCTGTGAGAAAGGTGATGGGGCAAAGCTTTCATGACTTGAAAGGGACAAGGGTGGAAGCAAAGATCGCTATCCCCAAGGATGCTCAGTATTACCGTAATGGCCGAGGTCGTGGCTCAAGAACCTTTGGCGGAAGGGGTCCTGTTGGCTTTGATGATTCGACATACCAACCGTACAATAACCGACATGGTTTCTACAATGGCTATATGCCACAACCTGTTCCCACACATCCCTACTATCATGGCCTCTATTTTGGTATGGGAGGCAATCCCTATGCAAATGCATATCCAAACCATGCAGTCATGGCAAATGTTCCAAACATGGTGGCAAGGCGTCCAGTATATAGCCCATATCCCCCAATGTATCCTGGCTATGGTTTTGCATACAGAAGTGGTTATGCGGGTGCTGCGCCTTCTGTTCAGTATGGCGTTAATGGTGGCAGAGATTACATGAATGACCAAGACTCT
The window above is part of the Triticum aestivum cultivar Chinese Spring chromosome 2A, IWGSC CS RefSeq v2.1, whole genome shotgun sequence genome. Proteins encoded here:
- the LOC123188907 gene encoding RNA-binding protein 1 yields the protein MAAAENAGDVAAGESRKLFVGGIPSSAQETELRGHFARFGAVRSIVVMRDKESGHGRGFGFVEFEDEEAAAKALGDGERPKHFICGRLVDVKRARARPPRNLGEQPVHQHQHQLEQGPVQGHQEAGDSTEASSDSMSYASKKVFIGGLRDNITEEEFRAYFEAFGTVTDVVVIYDSLTSRSRGFGFVTFDSEEAVRKVMGQSFHDLKGTRVEAKIAIPKDAQYYRNGRGRGSRTFGGRGPVGFDDSTYQPYNNRHGFYNGYMPQPVPTHPYYHGLYFGMGGNPYANAYPNHAVMANVPNMVARRPVYSPYPPMYPGYGFAYRSGYAGAAPSVQYGVNGGRDYMNDQDSMDVQELDSTATIATKFEYMKLGSQ